The Apibacter raozihei DNA segment TTCCAAAAAGATATTTGTTGAGACATTACCATGGGATAATCTTCTAATATAGAGTAAATTTCCTTGGTTTTGTAAAGTTCTGGTTTTCGATTATGTACTTCTTCAACTATTGCAGTATATAATTTTTTTCCACCAAAAGGAACTACTACTCGTTGTCCCACGCAAATATCATCCTTTAACTCATCAGGTATCTGATAAGTAAAAACTCCATCTATGGATAAAGGAATGATAACATTAGCAAATTTCAATATTTTTGAATTTTTAAGAGATCAAAGATACGATTTTATAGGTAGTTTTTAAACTTCCGGTTAGAAGCTTTTCCAACTATTACTCATCTTTATTAAAATCAATATTTCTCTTAAAACCTGTAAATTTTGTTCTTTTGACAGCAGATCCTTTAAAAAGATTACTAAAAGCTTCTTGTTGTAAATCCTGCCAATCTTTACGAGTAAAATGAAGTAATTCCGGAGGTGGTTCAAATTGAGGCTCCGAATGCTGTTTTGAAAATCTATTCCAAGGACAAACATCCTGACATACATCACATCCAAAAATCCAATCCTGCATTTTACCTTTAAATTCTTCTGGGATTTGGTCTTTCAGTTCAATGGTAAGATATGAAATACATTTATTTGCATCTATAACTCCATTTTTAACAATTGCCTGAGTAGGACAAGCATCTATGCAACGGGTGCAGCTCCCACAATGATCTGTTTTAAGTGGATAATCATACTCAAGCTCTAAATCACAAATTATCTCAGCTAAAAAGAAAAAAGATCCTTTTTGTTTAGATAGCAACAGTGAATTTTTCCCAATCCAACCTAAACCTGACTTTTTTGCCCAAGTTCTCTCCATTACAGGTGCTGAATCGGTAAAAACCCTATATGTGAATTCTCCAATATGTTTTTGAATTTCTAAGACTAACTGACCAAGTTTTTCTTTTATGACTGTATGATAATCTTTACCATACGCATATTTCGCAATTTTATATGAATCTGAGTTCTGTTTATGTTCAGGATAATAATTATATAAAAATGAAATAACAGATTTTGCACCTTCAACTAATAAGGAGGGATTCAATCTTTTATCAAAGTTTTTTTCAAGGTAATGCATTTTACCTTGATAGCCTTTGTTTAACCATAATTCTAAATTAGGTGCTTCTTCTTCGAGAAAACCGGATTTCGATATTCCACAGTCTAAAAAAGAATATTCAAAGGCTTTTGATTTGATAAATTTAGTTAACTCCTCTTTATTCAATTTTTTAAATTATATGCAAAAGTAAAACTCATATGGGTTTAAATAAAATTTACTTTTTAGAAACATCAAATATCAATTAAGAAACTTTTAAACAATAAAATAAACATTTGAACGAAACAATAATAATAGATTTTTATAATTTATTTATATAAAAATATATTTTTTTTAGCTTTTATATTCTAAGTACAACTATTTGAAAATAAATGATATAAACACATTGAATTAATCTAAATTATGAATATAAATAATATATTTAATGCAAATATTGTAATATATTATTTCAATATTGTTATATTTTAGTAATTTTGTATTGACTATTATATAAAACAAACGCCTTGCTTACAAATAAATTTAATTTTTTAATTCTTTTGTGTCTATTATTAACACTATATTTTAATATATCAAGTGGATATACTAAAGAATCATGGGTTATTTCAGAATTTTTAATAAATTATGAAGGTGGATTTGTTAGAAGAGGTCTATTAGGACACATACTTCTGATTATGAGTAAAAAATATTCTATCCAACCCTATTATACCGTTATTTTAATTTGCTTAATTATTTATGTATATGTGTGTTTATTTTTTTTATACTACTTGAAAAAATTTCAAATACCATTTATATTATTATTATCCGCCTGTTTATTAGGAGGACCAATAATCTTTGATTTTGTAATAAGAAAGGATTGTTTATTAATAGTATTTTTTATATCAACCATTCAATTAATTTATAACACAAGAATAAATTTTACATTAAATTTACTTTTAATAAACGTTTTAGGAATTCTAGCTATCTTAATACATGAAAGCTATATTTTTTGGGCATTAATTCCAATAATCATTTCTTTAGCATTTAGAATAAATTTTAATCAAAATAGTAAGTTTTTGAATTCAATGGTAAAATCATTGATATTACTACTTCCTAATTTTATTTCTATTTTAGCTTGTCTATATTTTAAAGGTAATGAAAAAATTAGGATGATCATATGGGACTCCTGGGGCTCAATAAATTTCCCTTATAATTCAAAAGAAATGACAGAGGGATGGGCTATAAATGCTTTAG contains these protein-coding regions:
- the queG gene encoding tRNA epoxyqueuosine(34) reductase QueG; translation: MNKEELTKFIKSKAFEYSFLDCGISKSGFLEEEAPNLELWLNKGYQGKMHYLEKNFDKRLNPSLLVEGAKSVISFLYNYYPEHKQNSDSYKIAKYAYGKDYHTVIKEKLGQLVLEIQKHIGEFTYRVFTDSAPVMERTWAKKSGLGWIGKNSLLLSKQKGSFFFLAEIICDLELEYDYPLKTDHCGSCTRCIDACPTQAIVKNGVIDANKCISYLTIELKDQIPEEFKGKMQDWIFGCDVCQDVCPWNRFSKQHSEPQFEPPPELLHFTRKDWQDLQQEAFSNLFKGSAVKRTKFTGFKRNIDFNKDE